In the Helianthus annuus cultivar XRQ/B chromosome 11, HanXRQr2.0-SUNRISE, whole genome shotgun sequence genome, one interval contains:
- the LOC110888833 gene encoding protein VAPYRIN, whose product MDRLISLEPSNVVAIRLEQGQKCYGRLTLRNVMYTMPVAFRLQPMNKARYTIRPQSGIISPLTTVIVEITYDFPPNSSLHGSFPYCDDSFLLHSVVVPGAAVKNPSSTHDSVPIDWFTTRKKQVFVDSGIRVMFVGSMVITRLVKNGPMDEIRDVLEKSDPSWKTVDSVDEEGQTLLHLAISQGRPDLVQVLLEFEPDVEARSPSGTSPLEDAAASGDSLIVELLLAHQANTERSESSTWGPLHLATGGGHVDVLKLLLLKGANVNAVTKDGNTALHLAVKERRRDCARLLLTAEANPNVANFAHNETPLHIASAHGDENIVKLLLLKGANKNIRNRSGKTAFDLAKEHGHARLFDALGLGDRLCLAARKGEVRTVNRVLDVGAAINGQDQHGWTALHRASFKGYTDVVRLLIEKGVNLDARDGDGYTALHCAVESGNVDVLELLVKKGADVKARTNKGVTAMQIADSLNYVGIVRILTNGGANMDEIKKFGKHSPPAFVNKTGWRSDKDTGLKKKTRRVKAFSGGFERSSSPLAMF is encoded by the coding sequence ATGGACCGGTTGATAAGCTTAGAGCCATCTAATGTTGTTGCAATACGACTCGAACAAGGTCAAAAGTGTTACGGTCGACTCACTTTGAGAAACGTTATGTACACAATGCCGGTAGCTTTCCGGTTGCAACCAATGAACAAGGCCCGGTACACCATTCGACCACAATCCGGGATCATATCCCCGCTAACAACGGTTATCGTAGAGATCACCTACGACTTCCCTCCAAATTCAAGTCTCCACGGGTCGTTTCCATATTGTGATGACTCGTTTTTGTTACATAGTGTGGTGGTTCCTGGAGCCGCGGTTAAAAACCCATCATCGACCCATGATTCGGTCCCTATTGATTGGTTTACTACAAGAAAGAAGCAAGTGTTTGTTGATAGTGGTATTAGGGTCATGTTTGTGGGCTCGATGGTAATAACTAGACTTGTCAAGAATGGGCCCATGGATGAAATAAGGGACGTGTTAGAAAAGAGTGACCCGAGTTGGAAAACCGTTGACTCGGTTGATGAAGAAGGTCAAACGTTACTTCACTTGGCGATCTCACAAGGCCGACCTGACCTAGTCCAAGTGCTACTCGAGTTTGAGCCAGATGTTGAGGCTAGGAGTCCGTCAGGAACAAGTCCACTTGAGGATGCAGCAGCCTCAGGTGATAGCTTGATTGTTGAGCTATTACTAGCTCATCAAGCTAACACTGAGAGGTCTGAGTCATCCACATGGGGCCCACTCCACCTTGCTACTGGTGGAGGCCATGTGGATGTCCTGAAGCTCCTTTTACTAAAAGGAGCTAACGTGAATGCGGTCACAAAAGATGGGAACACCGCTTTACACCTCGCGGTGAAGGAGCGTAGACGAGACTGTGCTCGACTACTGCTGACCGCCGAAGCAAACCCTAATGTAGCAAATTTCGCCCACAACGAGACTCCATTGCATATAGCGTCGGCTCACGGGGACGAAAACATTGTCAAGCTTCTATTACTTAAAGGAGCAAACAAAAACATTCGCAACCGATCAGGAAAAACCGCTTTCGACTTGGCAAAGGAGCACGGACACGCAAGGCTCTTTGACGCACTCGGGCTAGGCGACCGGTTATGTCTAGCTGCGAGAAAAGGCGAAGTGAGAACCGTCAATAGGGTCCTTGACGTTGGAGCCGCTATTAACGGGCAAGACCAACACGGATGGACCGCTTTGCACCGAGCCTCGTTCAAGGGCTACACGGACGTGGTTCGGCTCTTGATCGAGAAGGGTGTCAATCTAGACGCACGCGATGGAGACGGGTACACCGCGTTGCATTGCGCGGTCGAATCGGGCAATGTAGATGTTCTTGAGTTGCTAGTGAAGAAAGGTGCGGATGTAAAAGCAAGAACCAACAAAGGTGTGACCGCAATGCAAATAGCGGATTCTTTAAATTATGTGGGAATTGTAAGAATACTTACAAATGGAGGTGCAAATATGGATGAAATCAAAAAATTTGGTAAACATTCACCACCAGCATTTGTGAATAAAACGGGTTGGAGATCCGACAAGGATACGGGTTTGAAAAAGAAGACTAGACGGGTCAAAGCATTTAGTGGTGGTTTTGAACGGTCTAGTTCACCTTTGGCTATGTTTTAG